A genome region from Sceloporus undulatus isolate JIND9_A2432 ecotype Alabama chromosome 1, SceUnd_v1.1, whole genome shotgun sequence includes the following:
- the DAPL1 gene encoding death-associated protein-like 1 has protein sequence MAKVGALRKGHSPAVKAGGKRVSKKMENAPAEKNSKSSGKEKTNSANILKMQSMSVLLADTLDKLAHKLPPAASQVAHQKPRPTLEKIILPKRMCIIQQPWKC, from the exons ATGGCGAAGGTGGGAGCACTCAGAAAGGGACACTCGCCTGCAG TCAAAGCTGGAGGCAAGAGAGTTTCCAAGAAGATGGAAAATGCACCTGCAGAAAAAAATTCCAAATCATCTGGGAAGGAGAAGACAAA CTCTGCTAATATCCTAAAGATGCAGAGTATGAGTGTCTTGCTGGCAGACACACTGGATAAA CTTGCACATAAACTTCCACCAGCTGCCTCACAAGTAGCACATCAAAAGCCACGACCCACCCTGGAGAAGATTATACTGCCCAAAAGAATGTGCATTATTCAGCAGCCATGGAAATGTTAA